A window of Sulfurimonas gotlandica GD1 contains these coding sequences:
- a CDS encoding OprD family outer membrane porin, which yields MKKRSLILAALLITGVSVSADTIEEAFAKGKVQGELKSFYINRSYDGVATQTRDGLSVGGHLNYNTAKYYGFDVGATFYTTNKVDEKSSTANENDNTLFGADGGGYTVLGEAYIGYTAAKTTVQFGRLSINTPFAAPNNFRMLPNTFEGLVVKNSDVTDTKFELGHITKIQTNGFANSVPVTNGVLDPNSSMTRLSLLYGFGPGYKVGEFANIADVYLGSTNTKSTAGMTYINAKYTGLKGFTFSIWDQYIHDIMNIVVAKASYKGKLSDVNTFASVFYTKQDSVGDNLLGKAFDTGSGAKDVDSTQYGAMLKASLDNGLGIDLRYVNTPASAGSVLDGGIVNALGGANPFIISQGALHANFGDTASYMAGVDYQFKPLTGIDLLAMVKYFEYDIGEYNGYQSGYSWKTKEVDLDFIYKVTKNFKLRARANFPRDWFDLGGTTQLSFDEYRLIAYYKF from the coding sequence ATGAAGAAAAGAAGTTTAATATTAGCAGCACTTTTAATTACTGGTGTAAGTGTATCGGCAGATACAATTGAAGAAGCTTTTGCCAAAGGTAAAGTTCAAGGAGAGCTGAAATCTTTTTATATAAACCGTAGTTATGACGGTGTAGCAACACAAACTCGTGATGGTCTATCTGTAGGTGGTCACTTAAACTATAACACTGCAAAGTATTATGGCTTTGATGTGGGGGCTACTTTTTACACTACAAACAAAGTAGATGAAAAATCTTCAACTGCTAATGAAAACGACAACACACTTTTTGGTGCAGATGGCGGTGGATACACTGTTTTAGGTGAAGCTTATATTGGTTATACAGCTGCAAAGACAACCGTACAGTTTGGTAGACTAAGTATAAATACACCGTTTGCAGCTCCAAATAACTTTAGAATGCTGCCAAATACATTTGAAGGTTTAGTTGTAAAAAACAGCGATGTAACAGACACTAAGTTTGAGTTAGGTCACATCACTAAGATCCAGACAAATGGTTTTGCGAACTCTGTTCCTGTTACAAACGGTGTACTTGATCCAAACAGCTCGATGACTAGACTCAGTTTACTGTACGGTTTTGGTCCAGGATATAAAGTAGGTGAATTTGCAAATATTGCAGATGTTTATCTAGGTTCTACAAACACAAAATCAACTGCAGGTATGACGTACATAAATGCTAAGTATACAGGTCTAAAAGGTTTTACTTTTTCTATCTGGGATCAGTATATCCACGACATCATGAATATTGTTGTAGCTAAGGCTAGTTACAAAGGTAAGCTTAGTGATGTAAATACATTTGCATCTGTGTTTTACACAAAACAAGACAGCGTTGGAGACAACCTTTTAGGAAAAGCTTTTGACACAGGTAGCGGTGCAAAAGATGTAGATTCTACTCAATATGGAGCGATGCTAAAAGCTTCACTGGATAACGGTTTAGGAATAGACCTCCGTTATGTAAATACTCCTGCATCTGCAGGAAGCGTTTTAGACGGTGGTATCGTAAATGCACTTGGTGGTGCAAATCCGTTTATCATCTCTCAAGGTGCACTTCACGCCAACTTTGGAGACACAGCTTCATATATGGCGGGAGTTGACTATCAGTTTAAACCACTTACTGGTATCGACCTGCTTGCAATGGTTAAGTATTTTGAGTACGACATAGGTGAATACAATGGTTACCAAAGTGGCTACTCATGGAAAACAAAAGAGGTAGATTTAGACTTTATCTACAAAGTTACAAAAAACTTTAAACTGCGTGCTCGTGCAAACTTTCCAAGAGATTGGTTTGATTTAGGCGGCACAACACAATTAAGTTTTGACGAATATCGTTTAATAGCGTACTATAAATTTTAG